Proteins co-encoded in one Setaria viridis chromosome 9, Setaria_viridis_v4.0, whole genome shotgun sequence genomic window:
- the LOC140221165 gene encoding protein FAR1-RELATED SEQUENCE 5-like, with the protein MAHILQKIELPPPDQPHGGHPPPIVARNPSDLQMIDLNTLPGDGALVPVASISTHSSEYVSVQVGANEEVYHEDEDVVCSQPIVPKVGMEFDTIQEARQVYNEYAMKLGFSMRVASSRNSNVTKELIRKEWECSHARKSALDREDEGEENTSTSTSTNDTATLVGSKKRAATAVLTTATRKRNTIKNLDCKAHMAIGLRNARWRVIVMQPDHTHPMVKAIGVRKHLRSHRSISWTNYELLKILHHRNISTTQIMGVLADFHGGLGNLTFSSKDVSNMRTHLRGGLTYRDMDATLEYFQKQQAESPSFYYATMIDDNNVVRGLFWVDGRTRELYKSFGDCIFFDTTYCTNRYDMPFAPIVGINNHLHSILLGCAMLPDETMETFVWVLERLKGAMGGCEPTNIMTDQDKAMKAAIAIVFPNVTHRCCKWHVLSKANDKLA; encoded by the exons ATGGCGCATATCCTTCAAAAAATAGAACTCCCCCCTCCAGATCAACCACATGGCGGCCACCCGCCCCCCATTGTTGCTCGTAACCCCTCAGATCTACAGATGATTGACCTCAACACGCTACCAG GGGATGGAGCATTGGTTCCTGTTGCGAGCATATCAACACACTCAAGTGAATATGTTTCAGTACAAGTTGGTGCAAATGAAGAGGTCTACCATGAGGATGAAGACGTCGTATGCTCACAGCCTATTGTGCCAAAAGTTGGGATGGAATTTGACACGATACAGGAAGCAAGGCAGGTTTACAATGAGTATGCCATGAAGTTGGGTTTCAGCATGAGAGTGGCTTCTTCAAGAAATAGCAACGTCACAAAGGAGCTGATCAGAAAGGAGTGGGAGTGTTCTCATGCTAGGAAGTCAGCTCTTGATAGAGAAGATGAGGGAGAGGAAAACACATCAACGAGTACATCAACAAATGACACTGCAACACTAGTGGGATCAAAAAAAAGAGCAGCAACAGCTGTGCTTACCACGGCAACAAGGAAGCGCAACACTATCAAAAATTTGGACTGCAAAGCTCATATGGCGATTGGCTTGAGAAATGCAAGGTGGAGAGTGATTGTAATGCAACCTGACCATACTCATCCCATGGTGAAGGCGATTGGGGTTAGGAAACACTTGAGGTCCCACCGAAGCATCTCGTGGACTAATTATGAGCTGCTGAAAATACTACACCATAGAAATATTAGCACAACACAGATCATGGGGGTGCTTGCTGATTTCCATGGGGGGCTTGGCAACCTTACTTTCAGCAGCAAGGATGTTTCAAACATGAGGACACACTTGAGAGGAGGTCTCACCTACAGGGATATGGATGCAACATTAGAGTATTTTCAAAAGCAACAAGCTGAAAGTCCTTCCTTCTATTATGCAACGATGATAGATGATAATAATGTTGTTAGAGGATTGTTTTGGGTAGATGGGAGGACTAGAGAGCTGTACAAGAGTTTTGGAGATTGTATTTTCTTTGACACAACATATTGCACCAACAGATACGATATGCCATTTGCACCAATTGTTGGGATAAATAACCATTTGCATAGCATACTGCTTGGGTGTGCAATGTTGCCAGATGAGACAATGGAAACATTTGTTTGGGTGCTAGAAAGGTTGAAGGGAGCGATGGGTGGGTGTGAACCAACCAACATAATGACAGACCAGGATAAAGCAATGAAAGCAGCAATAGCAATAGTGTTCCCTAACGTAACACACAGATGTTGCAAGTGGCATGTCCTGAGCAAGGCTAATGATAAGCTTGCTTAG